The genomic region CTGGAACAGGCACGTGACGCCCTGCTCCAGCTCGCGGAGCAGACGAACATCAACCACCACCGCATCGGCCACATCTACAACTACGTGGTGGGGAAGAAGCTGGCGGAGACGAGCGGGTACAAGAACGCCCAGGTCTACTTCAGCCAGCACGTCAAGGTGCTCTCGCAGGCGATGCTCAGCATGTGCGGCACCGTGGCGCGAGCCTTCACCGAGACGGCCTGCGTCAACTACGGCGTGTACCGGCTGAGCGCACTGCTGACCTACGCCAAGGCCAATGCCCTCCAGCTCTCGCGAGAAGAGCCAGGCCCCACGCCCATCAACGTGCCGACGGAAGATGGGCAGTCCGTGGAGCAGAAGCTCTTTGCCGACTGCACCCTGGAAGAGCTGAAACTGGCGGTGAAGTCCAAGCGCGAGCAGGACCGCACGCCACTGCCGGACCAGGACCAGGCTCGGGTTCAGGCCCTGCGCGAGAGCATCGCCCGGCACTTCACCGGGCAAGAGCCCTCGAGGACGAACGTCAAGGCGAGGGTCCTCAAGGACATCACCTACGTCACGCTGCAGGACGTGCCTGTCACGCATCTGGAGCGACTGACCGAGGCGCTGGTCGACGGCATCATCTTCTCGCGTCCCGCCACGTAGGCGGTTGCCAGGCAGGGGCCTCTGGAGTCGCGCTATGCTGTGCCTGCTCCCAGGGCATGCCCGCTTCCTCCTTCTCCAGCACCGATCCTGATTGGCCCATTCGGCAGGCCGCGTTCCAGCGGCTCGCCGAGCTGACGCGGCTACACGGTGGGGTGCTGCCCTGGGACAAGGTGGCCGAAGGCTTCAGCTTTCGTGGTGAGCCCCTCTACTTCGCAACCAAGGCAGAGGGCATCTTCCGACCACGGCAGATGCAAGGCGGGGCGCTGTCCATCAAGACCACCGTCCCTCGGCGGGGGCGCATTGCCCGCTACGACGACATCGCCTCGGATGATGGAGCCTTCTTCTACCGCTTCAAGGGAGAGGATCCCCAGAATCACTCCAACCAGTTGCTCGCCAGGGCCGAAGCACTCAAGGCCCCGCTCATCTACTTCTATGGCGTGGCGCCCGGCATGTATCGCCCCATCTGGCCCGCGTACATTGCCCGCTTCGAGCCCCAAACCCTCACCTGTGAAGTCGTCGCGGACGAAGCCTTGCCGGTCGAACCTCCCGGGACAGCGCTCCACGACGCGACGGCGGACCGTATCCGCCGTGGGTACATCACCGTCCAGGCCAAGAAGCGCATCCACCAGGAGACCTTCAGGCTCCATGTGCTCGATGCCTACGGCTGTCGCTGCGCCATCTGCCGCCTCCCCCGCCCCGAGCTGCTCCAGGCAGCGCACATCCTCCCCGACCGGGATGAGCGCGGCGTTCCCGAGGTGCCCAACGGACTGGCCCTGTGCCACCTCCATCACGGCGCCTTCGACGCGGATCTGCTGGGCATCCGCCCGGATGGGCACATCGAGTTGGCTCCCACCCTTCGGGAGACACGTGACGGCCCTACCCTGGAACATGCGCTCAAGGCCTTTGATGGACAGCCCATCATCAAGCCCGTCCGGCAAGACCACTGGCCTCGCGAGCAGTTCCTGGAAGAGCGCTACGCCCGGTTCCTTCAGCGCGCGGCCTGACCTCCCTCAGAGCTTCTTCACCGCGTCGAGGAAGCGCACCTCGGTGACGACGGTGCCATCCTCGGCCAGCAGCTTCACGGGCAGCCACGCCTCGGCTTTGTCACCCTTCTGGCGCAGCGCGCCCTCCAACGCGGAGAACACCTCGGCGGGTGGCTCGCAGAGGGCATACACCTTGCCCCGGCCTTGGGAGCGGAAGTCCGCCTCCACCCGCTTCACGAGCGAGCGGTACGCGTTGGGCGGAAAGCGACGCAGGAGCCACAGGCCCGCGGTCAGCTCCGCCGCCGTCATCTGCACACCGAAGTAGAGAGCGCCCACGTGGTTCTTCGTGCGCCGCTTGAGCGGCACGGAGATGTGGGCGCGCGTGTCCGACACCTCCTCCACCTTGAGCCCCAGCCCGCCCGCCGCGGGGATGATTCGGGGCAGCGCGGCGCTCAGCAGGAGGTTCGCCGTGCCAGGAGACAGCTGCCGCAACCGCTCGAGGACGTCCATGGCTCGCATGGGTTTCCTCTAAGAGCTTTGGTCGCGCCCCGTCAACCCGGCCGTCTACAGTGTACCCAGGAGGGCACATGGCCCCGGACGCGGACGTCATCATCATCGGCGCGGGGGTGGCGGGACTCACCACGGCCCGAGCGCTCACCCGGGCTGGCGCCTCCGTCCTCGTGCTGGAAGCCCGAGACCGCGTGGGCGGGCGCACGCTGAGCCAGCCCGTGGGAGGGGATGTGGTGGACCTGGGAGGCCAGTGGGTCGGGCCCCACCAGCGCCACATCCTGCGGCTGGCGGATGAACTCGGCCTGAAGCGCTTCCCCCAGTTCCACCACGGCACCAAGGTGTTGGACATCCGAGGCGAGCGCCGCACCTACCGAGGCAAGGTGCCATCGCTGCCGCTGCTGAGCCTGTTGGATCTCCAGCGCTCCGTGTGGAAGCTGGACAGGCTCGCCCGCCAGGTGCCGTTGGAAGCACCCCACGCGGCGCCCAAGGCCGCCGAGTGGGATGCCCTTTCCCTGGAGGAGTGGAAGCAGCGGCACATCCCCACCTGGGGCGCCCAGGCAGCGCTGGACGTGGCCACGCGGGCCATCTTCGGCGCCGAGCCGCGCGAGCTGTCCTTCCTCCACTTCCTCTTCTACGTCCACTCCAACGGCGGGCTGATGCCGCTGGCGGAGATCGAGAACGGCGCGCAGGCCGAGCGCCTGGAGGGGGGCGCGCAGGGCATCTCCCGCAGGATGGCCGAGCCCCTGGGAGCGCGCGTGGTGCTCTCGGCGCCCGTGCGCGCGGTACACCAGGACGCCAACGGAGTCACGGTGCATGGAGAGGGGCGCAGTTGGACCGCCCGCTACGCGGTGGTGGCGGTGCCCCCCGCGCTCGCCGAGCGGATGGACTTCGGCGCGGAGCTACCGGCCACGCGCCGACGCGCGCACACGGAGCTCCCCATGGGCAGCGTCATCAAGATGGTGGCCACCTACGCCCGCCCCTTCTGGCGCGAGGCAGGCTACTCGGGCGAAGCGGTGAGTGACGTGGGGCCCATTCGGCTGTGCTTCGATGACTCGGGGCCGGGCGGGCACCACCCGGCCCTCGTGGGCTTCTTCCTCGGAGACACCGCGAAGGCCTGGACGCAGAAGCGCGCCGAGGAGCGCCAGCGCGCTGCCCTGGAATGCCTGGCGCGCTTCTTCGGTCCCGAGGCTCTCGCGCCCACCGCCTACGCGGACCTGGATTGGATCGCCGAGCCGTGGAGCACGGGTTGCTACGTGGGCCTGCCCCGCCTTGGGACGCTGACCGCCATTGGGGACGCGCTGAGGGCTCCGTGCGGCCGGGTACACTGGGCGGGCACGGAGACGGCGCGGGAGGGCTGCGGCTACATCGACGGAGCGGTGGAGTCGGGTGAGCGCGCCGCCACCGAGCTCTCCGCGAGAAGGTGAGCGCCGAGCTCACGGGAGTGAAGACCTTCGCCTCGCTGTTGCCTCCAGTCATGCCTGCGCTCGAGCACCTCCGCTTCGACAACACCTATGCCCGCCTGCCCTCCGCCTTTGGCGTCCGGGTAGCTCCCTCTCCCCTGGCGGATGCTCGCCTGGTGAGTGTCAGTCCAGAGGCGCTCCGGCTGCTCGAGCTGGAGCCCTCCGAGGCCCTGCGCCCGGAGTTCGTCGAAGTCATGGGGGGCGCACGACTGCTGCCGGGAATGGCGCCCATCGCCATGGTCTACGCCGGCCACCAGTTCGGCGTGTACGTGCCCCGGCTGGGAGACGGGCGCGCGCTGCTGCTGGGCGAGGTGCGCACGAGCACAGGTGAGAAGTGGGAGCTGCACCTCAAGGGCGCGGGCCCCACGCCCTTCTCACGCATGGGAGATGGGCGCGCGGTGCTGCGCTCCACCATCCGGGAGTACCTCTGCGGCGAGGCCATGCACGCGCTGGGAATCCCCACCACGCGGGCCCTCTGCATCATCGGCGGGAGCGAGAAGGTGTACCGCGAGGAGGTGGAGACGGGCGCCATGCTGGTGCGGCTGGCGCCCTCGCACGTGCGCTTCGGCACCTTCGAGTACTTCCACCACACCGGACAACGGGAGCACGTGGCGACGCTGGCCGACTACGTGCTCGCGCAGCACTTCCCCCACCTGGAGGGCACGCCAGACCGGTACGCCCGCTTCTTCGAGGAGGTAGCGGAGCGCACCGCGCGCCTGGTGGCACAGTGGCAGGCGGTGGGCTTCGCTCACGGGGTGTTGAACACGGACAACATGTCCATCCTCGGTCTCACCCTGGACTACGGGCCGTTCGGCTTCATGGACGAGTTCGAGCCCGGCTTCATCTGCAACCACTCGGATGACTTCGGGCGCTACGCCTTCGACAAGCAACCGCGCATCGCCCTGTGGAACCTGGCATGCCTGGCCGAAGCGCTCATGCCCCTCATCACCGAGGAAGAGGCGCGGGCGACGCTCGGCGCTTTCTCCTCCCGTTTCCACGCCCACTTCCTGGCGCGGATGCGGGAGAAGCTCGGCCTGCGCGAGGCGCGTGACGGGGATGCGGCGCTGTTCGAAGCGCTCCTCGCCCGGATGGCCGAGGCGCACGTGGACTACACGCGCTTCTTCCGTGCGCTGGGCCGCTTCGACTCCTCGCCCGGAGCGGGCAACACGCCGCTGAGGGACCACTTCCTGGATCGGGAAGGCTTCGACACCTGGGCGGAGGCCTACCGGACGAGGCTGACCGCAGAAGGCAGCGTGGATGCCGAGCGCCGCGAGCGCATGGACCGCGCCAACCCCAAGTACGTGCTGCGCAACTACCTGGC from Hyalangium ruber harbors:
- a CDS encoding flavin monoamine oxidase family protein — translated: MAPDADVIIIGAGVAGLTTARALTRAGASVLVLEARDRVGGRTLSQPVGGDVVDLGGQWVGPHQRHILRLADELGLKRFPQFHHGTKVLDIRGERRTYRGKVPSLPLLSLLDLQRSVWKLDRLARQVPLEAPHAAPKAAEWDALSLEEWKQRHIPTWGAQAALDVATRAIFGAEPRELSFLHFLFYVHSNGGLMPLAEIENGAQAERLEGGAQGISRRMAEPLGARVVLSAPVRAVHQDANGVTVHGEGRSWTARYAVVAVPPALAERMDFGAELPATRRRAHTELPMGSVIKMVATYARPFWREAGYSGEAVSDVGPIRLCFDDSGPGGHHPALVGFFLGDTAKAWTQKRAEERQRAALECLARFFGPEALAPTAYADLDWIAEPWSTGCYVGLPRLGTLTAIGDALRAPCGRVHWAGTETAREGCGYIDGAVESGERAATELSARR
- a CDS encoding HNH endonuclease, whose protein sequence is MPASSFSSTDPDWPIRQAAFQRLAELTRLHGGVLPWDKVAEGFSFRGEPLYFATKAEGIFRPRQMQGGALSIKTTVPRRGRIARYDDIASDDGAFFYRFKGEDPQNHSNQLLARAEALKAPLIYFYGVAPGMYRPIWPAYIARFEPQTLTCEVVADEALPVEPPGTALHDATADRIRRGYITVQAKKRIHQETFRLHVLDAYGCRCAICRLPRPELLQAAHILPDRDERGVPEVPNGLALCHLHHGAFDADLLGIRPDGHIELAPTLRETRDGPTLEHALKAFDGQPIIKPVRQDHWPREQFLEERYARFLQRAA
- a CDS encoding DUF4442 domain-containing protein; protein product: MRAMDVLERLRQLSPGTANLLLSAALPRIIPAAGGLGLKVEEVSDTRAHISVPLKRRTKNHVGALYFGVQMTAAELTAGLWLLRRFPPNAYRSLVKRVEADFRSQGRGKVYALCEPPAEVFSALEGALRQKGDKAEAWLPVKLLAEDGTVVTEVRFLDAVKKL
- a CDS encoding protein adenylyltransferase SelO, encoding MPALEHLRFDNTYARLPSAFGVRVAPSPLADARLVSVSPEALRLLELEPSEALRPEFVEVMGGARLLPGMAPIAMVYAGHQFGVYVPRLGDGRALLLGEVRTSTGEKWELHLKGAGPTPFSRMGDGRAVLRSTIREYLCGEAMHALGIPTTRALCIIGGSEKVYREEVETGAMLVRLAPSHVRFGTFEYFHHTGQREHVATLADYVLAQHFPHLEGTPDRYARFFEEVAERTARLVAQWQAVGFAHGVLNTDNMSILGLTLDYGPFGFMDEFEPGFICNHSDDFGRYAFDKQPRIALWNLACLAEALMPLITEEEARATLGAFSSRFHAHFLARMREKLGLREARDGDAALFEALLARMAEAHVDYTRFFRALGRFDSSPGAGNTPLRDHFLDREGFDTWAEAYRTRLTAEGSVDAERRERMDRANPKYVLRNYLAQTALLRAQEGDFSEVDRLRAVLSRPFEEQPEHEAYAAAPPSWGRHLAVSCSS